The Narcine bancroftii isolate sNarBan1 chromosome 6, sNarBan1.hap1, whole genome shotgun sequence genome window below encodes:
- the LOC138737585 gene encoding histone H2AX-like yields the protein MAEILELPATRPQTRRPASPRYTCNNEEFNKLLAVVTIAQGAVLLKIQTGLLSKEGSGAASPKSSKADNHRSETERLFSGPLSVWKDERQLWECICHTPFSL from the coding sequence ATGGCTGAAATTCTCGAGCTGCCGGCAACACGGCCCCAGACAAGAAGACCCGCATCACCCCGATACACCTGCAACAACGAGGAGTTCAACAAGCTGCTGGCAGTGGTGACCATCGCTCAGGGCGCggtgctgctgaagatccagaccGGGCTGTTGTCCAAGGAAGGCAGCGGAGCCGCCAGCCCCAAGAGCAGCAAAGCGGACAATCATCGATCGGAGACCGAAAGGCTCTTTTCAGGGCCACTCAGTGTGTGGAAGGACGAACGGCAGCTGTGGGAGTGCATTTGTCACACCCCATTCTCTTTGTAG
- the LOC138737584 gene encoding histone H2B 1/2-like yields MPDSKLASKKGAKKAVSKPTGKGGKRRRRSRKESYAIYIYKVLKQVHPDTGVSSKAMSIMNSFVNDIFERIAGEASRLAHYNKRSTISSREIQTAVRLLLPGELAKHAVSEGTKAVTKYTSSK; encoded by the coding sequence ATGCCTGACTCGAAACTAGCGTCCAAGAAGGGCGCCAAGAAAGCGGTGTCTAAGCCAACTGGCAAAGGTGGCAAAAGGCGCAGAAGGTCGAGAAAGGAGAGTTATGCCATCTACATCTACAAAGTGCTGAAGCAGGTTCACCCCGACACTGGGGTCTCCTCCAAGGCCATGAGCATCATGAACTCGTTCGTCAACGATATTTTCGAACGCATCGCGGGCGAAGCTTCCCGCCTGGCCCATTACAACAAGAGATCGACCATCAGCTCCCGGGAGATTCAGACCGCCGTGCGCCTGCTGCTGCCCGGGGAATTGGCCAAACACGCCGTGTCGGAGGGGACAAAGGCGGTGACCAAGTACACCAGCTCCAAGTAA